Within Candidatus Francisella endociliophora, the genomic segment CAGAACATGCTCATTGGGGTTACTTAGGTTCTGATGGTCCAGAACATTGGGGAGAATTATCTTCTGAATATAAAGAATGCTTAAGCGGTAAAAAACAATCTCCTATAAATATTATTACAACAAACACTATCAAAGGTACAGAATCTGACAAAATAAAAATTGACTATCATTTACATGTAGATGAAATTTGGAATAATGGTCACACAATTCAAATACAGTTTAAACCAGGTAGTTATATCTATATAGGTAAACAAAAATATGAACTAAAACAAATGCATTTTCATACTCCTAGTGAAAATTATTTAGATGGAAAAGAGTTTCCTTTTGAAGCTCATTTTGTCAATATCTCAAAAGATGGCAAAATTGCTGTTTTAGGGTTGCTTTATGAATACAATAAAAAAGGAAATCAATTTATAAAAGAGATATGGCAACATATACCAAAAAAAGTTGGCTCTACAAATAAGTTTGATTTTACAATTCATAAGGATGATAATCCAATTCCAAATGGACATCATTCATTCTATGAATTCACTGGATCTCTAACAACTCCCCCTTGTACGGAAGGTGTGAAATGGGTTATATTAAAGCAAAAAGCTTATGTCTCTAAAGAAGAGGTTAAAACATTTGAAGATATTTTGCATTTTGATAACAATAGACCTCTTCAAAAAGCTTATGATAGAAAAATAATTCTTGAAGATGAATAAAATATATTAAGGAAAATTAAATGAGTAATAATCACTTTGATGTAATAAGTTTAGGTGGTGGTTCTGGTGGTATAGCATCTGCTGTACAGGCTGCTAAATTTGGTAAAAAAGTTGCAATCATCGAAAAGCGTGAGCTAGGTGGTACTTGTGTAAATAGAGGTTGTGTACCTAAAAAAGCTATGTTTTATGGTGCTATGATTGCAGAACAGTTAAAACATGATGTTGCTGGCTATGGTTTTGATGTTGAATTTAAAGGTTTTAACTGGGCAAAACTGAAAGAAAAAAGAGCTACATATATTGGTAACATTCATGGTTTTTATGACAAATTATTAGATAAATGGGATATCACACATTTTAATAATTGGGGTAAGTTTAAAAATAATAAAACTATCATATTAGATGATGGAACTGAGCTTACAGCAGATCATATTTTTATATCACCAGGCGCCTACCCTACTGTACTAAAAAATATTGAAGGTTCTGAATTAGGTATCACATCTGATGAGTTTTTTGAGCTAGAAGAAACTCCTAAAAAAGCTGTAATTGTTGGTGGTGGTTACATTGGTGTTGAGATTGCTGGAGTACTAAATGCTCATGGCACCGATACAACTGTTATGGTTCGTAGAGAAAAACCTCTAATGGAATTTGATAATGATATTAGTGATGCTCTAGTTGAATGTATGGAAATGACAGATCTAAAAATCATGAACCATACAAATATCACAAAAGTTGAAAAAACTGGCAATACCCTAAAAATCACTACAGATACTGATAAAGTTCTAGAAAATGTTGATACTCTAATCTGGGCAACAGGGCGTGCTCCAAATACACATAATTTAGGTATAGAAAATACTGATATAGAAATGACTGATAAAGGTGTTATTCCAGCTAATGATTTTAGTGAAACAAATGTTGCTGGAGTATATTCTTTAGGAGATGCTTCTGGAGTTCCTCAACTTACACCTGTAGCTATCAAGACAGGTAGATATCTTGCTCGTAGACTTTTTAATGGCGAAAATGACTTAAAAGCGAATTTAAAGTATATACCTACTGTGATATTCTCTCACCCTGCTATTGGTACAGTTGGCTTATCAGAAAAAGAAGCAAGAGAAAAATATGGTGATGATAATGTCAAAGTTTATAAGTCTCGTTTCACAGCACTATATTGTGCTATCTCAGGTCA encodes:
- a CDS encoding carbonic anhydrase translates to MNYKNLFKGMIIASSIGMFSFGYSDSNTTEHAHWGYLGSDGPEHWGELSSEYKECLSGKKQSPINIITTNTIKGTESDKIKIDYHLHVDEIWNNGHTIQIQFKPGSYIYIGKQKYELKQMHFHTPSENYLDGKEFPFEAHFVNISKDGKIAVLGLLYEYNKKGNQFIKEIWQHIPKKVGSTNKFDFTIHKDDNPIPNGHHSFYEFTGSLTTPPCTEGVKWVILKQKAYVSKEEVKTFEDILHFDNNRPLQKAYDRKIILEDE
- the gorA gene encoding glutathione-disulfide reductase, which translates into the protein MSNNHFDVISLGGGSGGIASAVQAAKFGKKVAIIEKRELGGTCVNRGCVPKKAMFYGAMIAEQLKHDVAGYGFDVEFKGFNWAKLKEKRATYIGNIHGFYDKLLDKWDITHFNNWGKFKNNKTIILDDGTELTADHIFISPGAYPTVLKNIEGSELGITSDEFFELEETPKKAVIVGGGYIGVEIAGVLNAHGTDTTVMVRREKPLMEFDNDISDALVECMEMTDLKIMNHTNITKVEKTGNTLKITTDTDKVLENVDTLIWATGRAPNTHNLGIENTDIEMTDKGVIPANDFSETNVAGVYSLGDASGVPQLTPVAIKTGRYLARRLFNGENDLKANLKYIPTVIFSHPAIGTVGLSEKEAREKYGDDNVKVYKSRFTALYCAISGHRMPTVMKLVVTGENEKVVGCHMIGLNVDEMLQGFAVAINMGATKRDFDDTIAIHPTSSEELVTM